In Oenanthe melanoleuca isolate GR-GAL-2019-014 chromosome 19, OMel1.0, whole genome shotgun sequence, a genomic segment contains:
- the CCDC183 gene encoding coiled-coil domain-containing protein 183 isoform X2, with translation MVGQGMEAPGSARGPKAKLSQRSQELRALVGLQEQGGKIFAQSCEEKLRQNRELLPSLQAALQEDSSVLKFVLKYNKLPIKDAFGEGQELFSATESLEVVIKKIEAKVHEQVKVCDMLLHQLRQWSQARDERQRHLQELQDAEVDPKWQEPQLQTIRQLGNDIEKMLMKIHSGEIVTNLYLRLQEVLRRELVYLPRYLDLLCGMTVMYHEELTSRSSLKANNVIKKLMAEAGPQVRAEKQLRDQSLAEQRKHIESLRRQEESERQQRQQAVNMLSEEQDLSSSDSTVGTDMEAAKAKMQREAFVTDKMEKAKTALQCSRLWDIPSSIEAQRKSLGSLQQHIDECKERKTELKKTLEELELQQAKLKFNEPVSTTRLREEELRQNLQQEEARLEHMRAQMSKNQKRLIEFENIIDNLYLYLQGILIPGQGSAAAVGLEEKLQECEKKMQFLKERLAARPEDSTDEQSETFAKVRTLLEKRTAEETKNLKISFEDEEAMEDDTLDFEDEDHDYVPSREDIKKQGLHLIRMNTRRRKKKQ, from the exons ATGGTGGGCCAGGGGATGGAGGCCCCCGGCAGCGCGCGGGGCCCCAAGGCCAAGCTGAGCCAGCGCAGCCAGGAGCTGCGAGCGCTGGTGGGCCTGCAAG AGCAAGGCGGGAAGATTTTCGCTCAGTCCTGCGAGGAAAAGCTCCGACAgaacagggagctgctccccagcctgcaggcGGCCTTGCAGGAGGATTCCAGTGTCCTGAAGTTTGTCCTGAAG TACAACAAACTCCCCATTAAGGATGCGTTCGGAGAGGGCCAGGAGCTCTTTTCAGCCACCGAGAGCCTGGAG GTGGTCATAAAGAAGATCGAGGCCAAAGTCCATGAGCAGGTGAAGGTGTGTGACatgctgctgcaccagctgaGGCAGTGGAGCCAAGCCAGGGATGAGCGCCagaggcacctgcaggagctgcaggatgctgaggTGGATCCTAAGTGGCAAGAGCCACAACTGCAG ACCATTCGCCAGCTGGGCAACGACATTGAGAAGATGCTCATGAAAATTCACAGTGGAGAGATCGTGACCAACCTGTACCTGCGGCTGCAGGAGGTCCTGAGGAGG gagctggtgtACCTGCCTCGATACCTGGACCTCCTGTGTGGGATGACTGTGATGTACCACGAGGAGCTCACATCCCGGAGTAGCCTCAAAGCCAACAATGTCATCAAG AAACTCATGGCTGAGGCAGGACCCCAGGTGCGTGCGGAGAAGCAGCTCAGGGACCAGtccctggctgagcagaggaagCACATCGAGAGCCTCcggaggcaggaggagagcgaaaggcagcagaggcag CAAGCTGTGAACATGCTCTCTGAAGAGCAGGACCTGAGCTCCTCGGACAGCACGGTGG GCACTGACATGGAGGCTGCCAAGGCCAAGATGCAGCGCGAGGCCTTTGTGACCGACAAGATGGAGAAGGCAAAGactgccctgcagtgctcccGCCTCTGG GACATCCCCAGCAGCATCGAGGCCCAGAGGAaatccctggggagcctgcagcagcacatcgATGAGTGCAAGGAGAGGAAGACGGAGCTGAAGAAGacactggaggagctggagttGCAGCAGGCTAAACTGAAGTTTAACGAGCCTGTCAGCACCACCAG GCTGcgggaggaggagctgaggcagaacctgcagcaggaggaggctcGGCTGGAGCACATGAGAGCCCAGATGTCCAAGAACCAGAAGCGCCTGATCGAGTTTGAGAACATCATTGACAACCTGTACCTCTACCTGCAGGGCATCCTGATCCCTGGCCAG ggctctgctgccgcggtggggctggaggagaagctgcaggagtgTGAGAAGAAGATGCAGTTCCTGAAGGAGAGGCTGGCAGCCCGGCCCGAGGACAGCACTGACGAGCAGAGCGAG ACTTTTGCCAAGGTCAGAACCCTTCTGGAGAAAAGAACTGCAGAAGAAACCAAAAACCTGAAGATTTCCTTTGAGGATGAAGAGGCTATGGAAGATG ACACCTTGGATTTTGAGGATGAAGACCATGACTACGTCCCCAGCCGGGAGGACATCAAGAAGCAGGGGCTGCATCTGATCAGAATGAACACCAGACGCCGCAAGAAGAAGCAGTAG
- the SBDS gene encoding ribosome maturation protein SBDS, which yields MSIFTPTNQIRLTNVAVVRARRAGKRFEIACYRNKVMGWRSGAEKDLDEVLQTHTVFVNVSKGQVAKKEDLVKAFGTDDQTEICKMILSKGELQVSDKERHTQLEQMFRDIATIVADKCVNPETKRPYTVILIERAMKDIHYSVKPNKSTKQQALEVIRQLKETMQIERAHMRLRFILPAKEGKKLKEKLKPLIKVIESEDFQEELEMVCLIDPGCFREIDELIRCETKGKGSLEVLSLKDVEEGDEKLE from the exons ATGTCCATCTTCACCCCCACCAACCAGATCCGCCTCACCAATGTGGCCGTGGTGCGGGCACGGCGCGCCGGGAAGCGCTTCGAGATTGCCTGTTACCGCAACAAGGTTATGGGCTGGCGCAGCGGAGC GGAGAAAGATCTTGATGAGGtcctgcagacacacacagtgTTTGTCAATGTCTCCAAAGGCCAGGTGGCAAAGAAGGAAGATCTGGTTAAAGCATTTGGGACAGATGACCAAACAGAAATCTGTAAGATG attttatccaaaggggagctgcaggtgtcGGACAAGGAGCggcacacacagctggagcagatgtTCCGAGACATCGCCACCATCGTGGCTGACAAGTGCGTCAACCCCGAGACGAAGCGGCCCTACACAGTGATCCTCATCGAAAGGGCCATGAAGGACATCCACTACTCTGTCAAACCCAACAAGAGCACCAAGCAGCAG GCCCTGGAAGTGATCAGGCAGCTGAAGGAGACCATGCAGATTGAACGTGCTCACATGAGGCTGAGGTTTATCCTGCCAGCAAAGGAGGGCAAGAAGCTGAAAGAGAAGCTCAAGCCACTGATTAAAGTTATTGAGAGTGAAGACTtccaggaagagctggaaatg GTGTGCCTTATTGACCCAGGCTGCTTCAGGGAGATCGACGAGCTGATCCGCTGTGAGACAAAAGGGAAaggatccctggaagtgctcagtCTGAAGGATGTGGAGGAAGGAGATGAAAAGCTTGAATAA
- the CCDC183 gene encoding coiled-coil domain-containing protein 183 isoform X1, giving the protein MVGQGMEAPGSARGPKAKLSQRSQELRALVGLQEQGGKIFAQSCEEKLRQNRELLPSLQAALQEDSSVLKFVLKYNKLPIKDAFGEGQELFSATESLEVVIKKIEAKVHEQVKVCDMLLHQLRQWSQARDERQRHLQELQDAEVDPKWQEPQLQTIRQLGNDIEKMLMKIHSGEIVTNLYLRLQEVLRRELVYLPRYLDLLCGMTVMYHEELTSRSSLKANNVIKKLMAEAGPQVRAEKQLRDQSLAEQRKHIESLRRQEESERQQRQQAVNMLSEEQDLSSSDSTVGTDMEAAKAKMQREAFVTDKMEKAKTALQCSRLWDIPSSIEAQRKSLGSLQQHIDECKERKTELKKTLEELELQQAKLKFNEPVSTTRLREEELRQNLQQEEARLEHMRAQMSKNQKRLIEFENIIDNLYLYLQGILIPGQQGSAAAVGLEEKLQECEKKMQFLKERLAARPEDSTDEQSETFAKVRTLLEKRTAEETKNLKISFEDEEAMEDDTLDFEDEDHDYVPSREDIKKQGLHLIRMNTRRRKKKQ; this is encoded by the exons ATGGTGGGCCAGGGGATGGAGGCCCCCGGCAGCGCGCGGGGCCCCAAGGCCAAGCTGAGCCAGCGCAGCCAGGAGCTGCGAGCGCTGGTGGGCCTGCAAG AGCAAGGCGGGAAGATTTTCGCTCAGTCCTGCGAGGAAAAGCTCCGACAgaacagggagctgctccccagcctgcaggcGGCCTTGCAGGAGGATTCCAGTGTCCTGAAGTTTGTCCTGAAG TACAACAAACTCCCCATTAAGGATGCGTTCGGAGAGGGCCAGGAGCTCTTTTCAGCCACCGAGAGCCTGGAG GTGGTCATAAAGAAGATCGAGGCCAAAGTCCATGAGCAGGTGAAGGTGTGTGACatgctgctgcaccagctgaGGCAGTGGAGCCAAGCCAGGGATGAGCGCCagaggcacctgcaggagctgcaggatgctgaggTGGATCCTAAGTGGCAAGAGCCACAACTGCAG ACCATTCGCCAGCTGGGCAACGACATTGAGAAGATGCTCATGAAAATTCACAGTGGAGAGATCGTGACCAACCTGTACCTGCGGCTGCAGGAGGTCCTGAGGAGG gagctggtgtACCTGCCTCGATACCTGGACCTCCTGTGTGGGATGACTGTGATGTACCACGAGGAGCTCACATCCCGGAGTAGCCTCAAAGCCAACAATGTCATCAAG AAACTCATGGCTGAGGCAGGACCCCAGGTGCGTGCGGAGAAGCAGCTCAGGGACCAGtccctggctgagcagaggaagCACATCGAGAGCCTCcggaggcaggaggagagcgaaaggcagcagaggcag CAAGCTGTGAACATGCTCTCTGAAGAGCAGGACCTGAGCTCCTCGGACAGCACGGTGG GCACTGACATGGAGGCTGCCAAGGCCAAGATGCAGCGCGAGGCCTTTGTGACCGACAAGATGGAGAAGGCAAAGactgccctgcagtgctcccGCCTCTGG GACATCCCCAGCAGCATCGAGGCCCAGAGGAaatccctggggagcctgcagcagcacatcgATGAGTGCAAGGAGAGGAAGACGGAGCTGAAGAAGacactggaggagctggagttGCAGCAGGCTAAACTGAAGTTTAACGAGCCTGTCAGCACCACCAG GCTGcgggaggaggagctgaggcagaacctgcagcaggaggaggctcGGCTGGAGCACATGAGAGCCCAGATGTCCAAGAACCAGAAGCGCCTGATCGAGTTTGAGAACATCATTGACAACCTGTACCTCTACCTGCAGGGCATCCTGATCCCTGGCCAG cagggctctgctgccgcggtggggctggaggagaagctgcaggagtgTGAGAAGAAGATGCAGTTCCTGAAGGAGAGGCTGGCAGCCCGGCCCGAGGACAGCACTGACGAGCAGAGCGAG ACTTTTGCCAAGGTCAGAACCCTTCTGGAGAAAAGAACTGCAGAAGAAACCAAAAACCTGAAGATTTCCTTTGAGGATGAAGAGGCTATGGAAGATG ACACCTTGGATTTTGAGGATGAAGACCATGACTACGTCCCCAGCCGGGAGGACATCAAGAAGCAGGGGCTGCATCTGATCAGAATGAACACCAGACGCCGCAAGAAGAAGCAGTAG